CCGAACAGGGGGCGGCGGCATGAAGCGCTCGGTGACAGAGCTGTCCGTGGATCAGCTGGAGGGCCTGCTGGCGCTGTACGCCGCGCTGACGCCCGACGGGCGCAGCACGCCCGAAAGCCTCGCCGCGCGCCGCGCGGCATTCGACACCCAGATGGCCAAGCGCCGCACCGAGCTGGGCCTTGTCGAGAAGGAGTCCGACGAGTTGTCGGTGCTTCTCGAACTCAACCGCCGCATGCACTGGACATCGATCCAGGCGCAGCAGCGCATGGCCGCGGCCGCCCAACCCAGCGCGCGCCCGGCCGCCGAACCGATTTCCGACAACCTCCCTGCACAGGCACAAGCATGACCAAGTTCGTATTCGTCACCGGGGGCGTCGTCTCCTCGCTCGGCAAGGGGGTCGCCGCGGCCTCGCTGGCCGCGCTCCTGGAGTCGCGTGGCCTGAAGGTCACCCTCATCAAGCTCGACCCATACCTGAACGTCGACCCGGGCACCATGTCGCCCACCCAGCATGGCGAGGTGTTCGTCACCGACGACGGCGCCGAGACCGACCTGGACCTGGGCCACTACGAGCGCTTCATCGACACGCGCATGCGCCGCGCGAACAACTTCACCGCCGGCCAGGTCTACAAGACCGTCCTGGAGAAGGAGCGCCGCGGCGACTACCTGGGCAAGACCGTCCAGGTGATCCCGCACGTGACCAACGAGATCCAGGAGTTCGTCAAGCGGGGAGCCGGTTTCGGCACGCCCGACGCGGTGGACGTGGCGATCGTCGAGATCGGCGGCACCGTCGGCGACATCGAGTCGCTGCCGTTCCTCGAGGCGGTGCGCCAGCTGAGCCTGCACCTGGGCCCGAACAACAGCGCGTTCGTTCACCTGACCTACGTCCCCTGGATCGCGGCCGCCGGCGAGCTCAAGACCAAGCCGACCCAGCACACGGTGCAGAAGCTGCGCGAGATCGGCATCCAGCCCGACGCGCTGCTGTGCCGGGCCGACCGCCGCGTGCCGGCCGAGGAGTGCGCCAAGATCTCCCTGTTCACCAACGTGGCGAAGTGGGGCGTGATCTCGGTCTGGGACGTGGACACGATCTACAAGGTGCCGCGCGTGCTGCACGAGCAGGGCCTGGACGCGCTGGTCTGCGACAAGCTGCGCATCCCGACGCCGCCTGCCAATCTGACCCGCTGGGACAACCTGGTGCAGGCGCTGGCCACGCCGGCCAGCCAGGTGCGCATCGCGATGGTGGGCAAGTACACCGAGCTGTCCGACTCGTACAAGTCGCTCAACGAGGCCCTGCGCCACGCCGGCATCCACAACAACGCCGGCGTGCAGGTGACCTACGTGGACGCCGAGACGCTGAGCCCGGACAACGTCTCGCAGCTGGACGCCTTCGACGCGATCCTCGTGCCCGGCGGCTTCGGCAAGCGTGGCATCGAAGGCAAGATCCTGGCCGCGCGCCGCGCGCGCGAGCAGCGCATTCCGTACCTGGGAATCTGCCTGGGGATGCAGGTGGCCACGATCGAGTACGCGCGCCACGTGGCCGGCCTGGCCGGCGCCAACTCCACCGAGTTCGAGCCGGACACGCCGCACCCGGTCATCGCCATGATCGACGAGTGGCAGGACCGCGACGGCACGATCCAGCGGCGCGACGCGAACTCCGACCTCGGCGGCACGATGCGCCTGGGCGCCCAGAGCTCGGACGTCGTGCCCGGCACGATCGCGCACAGCATCTACGGCGACGTGGTGACCGAGCGCCACCGCCATCGCTACGAGGCCAACGAGCACTACCTGCAGCGCCTGCGCGACGCCGGCCTGGTGATCAGCGCCATCACCCAGCGCGAGAAGCTGACGGAGATCGTCGAGCTGCCGCAGGCGGTGCACCCGTGGTTCGTCGGCGTGCAGTTCCACCCCGAGTTCAAGTCGACGCCCTGGGGCGGCCACCCGCTGTTCAAGGCGTTCATCGCGGCGGCTCTCGGCGACTCCGGCAAGGTGCGTCCCGCGCAACTCAAGCGCGCAGCGTGATGCCGGTCGCTGCCCTGGCGTGGGTCGCGCAGCTGGTGTCTCGGCGGCACGACAGGGCCCTGCACAGCCTGTTCTGCGACGAGCAGGCGAGCGAGCACTACGGGCTGGCCGC
This portion of the Methylibium petroleiphilum PM1 genome encodes:
- a CDS encoding CTP synthase, with amino-acid sequence MTKFVFVTGGVVSSLGKGVAAASLAALLESRGLKVTLIKLDPYLNVDPGTMSPTQHGEVFVTDDGAETDLDLGHYERFIDTRMRRANNFTAGQVYKTVLEKERRGDYLGKTVQVIPHVTNEIQEFVKRGAGFGTPDAVDVAIVEIGGTVGDIESLPFLEAVRQLSLHLGPNNSAFVHLTYVPWIAAAGELKTKPTQHTVQKLREIGIQPDALLCRADRRVPAEECAKISLFTNVAKWGVISVWDVDTIYKVPRVLHEQGLDALVCDKLRIPTPPANLTRWDNLVQALATPASQVRIAMVGKYTELSDSYKSLNEALRHAGIHNNAGVQVTYVDAETLSPDNVSQLDAFDAILVPGGFGKRGIEGKILAARRAREQRIPYLGICLGMQVATIEYARHVAGLAGANSTEFEPDTPHPVIAMIDEWQDRDGTIQRRDANSDLGGTMRLGAQSSDVVPGTIAHSIYGDVVTERHRHRYEANEHYLQRLRDAGLVISAITQREKLTEIVELPQAVHPWFVGVQFHPEFKSTPWGGHPLFKAFIAAALGDSGKVRPAQLKRAA